tataacaaaaagattttttttttttttatatttacattacATTACTAAAGTCCCGGAAGCTTACAATATAATTtcatatcaaaaaaaattttttttctatcaatttttacttgatcattaaatatcaatcattaaaatattgttacttttttgtattaatcATAGTTTATAACTAttacataatttattttctagtTATGGTGTTGTTATTTTTACGcttcaacaatttttaatatttttttttaatatttttatatactaataaactatattattaacaatttaagCTTAAGGAggtattttaattattatctattttctaataacatattgataaacaatttttttttaggtatcaataatcattttaatgATAGAAAGTGTtgattatatcattttttaagttacttgaataataatcaaaaatatattttacatatagCGTTTTTGCAGTAATAAAGATAcctgaaaataaatatcatcATTAGtctcaaaaataaattttgttggCGAACTTGACATATGACTTTAAGGCTACTACCTATTTTTTCAACGACCCATTTAAAACaggtatatataattaaaaaatgttatacgAAATGATTAATTCATATTgatgaataataattattctttgccatttttcttttaaaatccATTTCctcttatcatttttattggtaatataaatgtattaataataattaaaataatacttctctataaaaataatttttaataataattaccttaatatttattaatatatatgtatatatatattaaacaatCCATATATCTCCATGtttataaatacaaatttatattatcttcATCCCAAATAATTATAGCAATCTTGCGCGAGATCTAtcatatgtaaataaaagttttattgaGATTAAAGACACACATAAGGAAAACCGGTTCTGGTGCGAGGGTGCACCAACCTATGCTCCTTATAGATGCATATGATTATGTCATTTTGTTACGTAATTCAAAGACCTCTATCAGTTTAAATATGATCACACAAACATTATATGTTAGTTGAGGAAGCTTTTctcaatttatattatattattataatattaccCTTTTTACCTCTTGAAATAGTAGGAAAGaagaaattaatataatatacattttcTTTAAAGTGAAATTTGtctttcatttttatcttttttcgTGAGTAAGTATAGACAAGaagatttatataaatttagttAACTATTTCTTGTTTACTGATCACAAATTAAATTACGTTcctatattttaatatattatatatatatatatatatatatatatataattaaagataaataaaatgttttaatttttattaacatatgTAATTAACAATTACATGCGcatgttaatttaaaaaaaaaaaaattaatttttgctTCATAAGCATGATTTTAACTAAATCATTCTTGGTCCttgattatatattaaaatatcttgaCAACATACAAAAACCTGTTTTTGCCAAATGCCCTCTCTCGCAACCCTTTATGTATCAGTATAAAGTAAAAAGGAAAGGCGTTACACAAACTACATTCAGGGTCGTCCATTTCAACCGTCCAATTTTCCGTGACTGGCACCAGTCCAGACTTGAATATTCAATATATGTTGTTTATATAAACACATTTCTTGAAAATTATgagttatattaaatatcttcatttttcaatgaaagtttaaaatgttttcattattatataaattgtttgtagagtaaaaaaaaaacaaactatcttttatatttgttctttaaacttttaatttttatacaatattaaatggattatcataaaaaaaaaataaatttatctttaattattaatttattatttttcttaataattttattcattattcAATCATATATGTACTTGATaccaaaaattataataaaaaaaaaacttttgttaaaaaatcttttatcatatcaattaaaaaaaatttttttttttataaattatggAACATTTTTTTCACCTCTCATACACTTGCACACTTTTCaaaattacataatattaattcTAAAGTCTCTTAAGTCACATTTACTATTCTTActattacaataatattaattttattaaaaagtatgagatatattcaattattaatataatattatctattacatatttttattaagctatttttaatgattattttataacataaatttttttttttgctagctaatcatattttatttttactttttcatttaaatattaaatgtttctctctttatatatactgtgataaataaaaattttcgaTTATTGTAATTTGCACATTTATAAATGGCTTTTTATAGaaagtaatttaattattaataaataaataaataatttttcagattaaatattagaaaagttatttcaaacaatttattatctataaatatatattttttttctatcaaataaatattttttaaaaaaaaaattatatttttttacattagaagatattaaaaaaaaatgattcatTCTTCTAATAGTAATTCTATTTCAACACCATTACCTAGACCAACACCAACTAATGCGTTACCTAATGGtgtaacattaaatttaccacaaaataataatacatcaaatataaataatacaacATTACAACATCAATTGCTAATGTTTAGTAAACAACATTGTTTTCTTTGTGATTATCCTAGAATGCCATGGGCAATGTGTCCTGATTATACAGAACCAATATGTAGAGGATGTGTCAATTATGAGGGTGCTGAAAAAGTAGAAGCAACAATAGAAAAAGTTAAACAAATGAAACGTGCTCATATGGCATTACTTGCCCTTGAAACACCATCACCAACTGCTGGTACAACGgctaataaatttaaagaatcaTTTACAAATGGTAGTTTAATATCAGGTGCTAATCCACCAGGGCGTTTTTCACCACCTGCTGCTGTTGCTACAAGAACTCCATCATCATCTACAAATTCAATACCACCTGCTAATAATCCACCAGGTGCTACACAACCATTACCAGCCGGAGTCCCATTACATTTAGCACAATTTAATCAATTATCAGAAGTATTAGCACAACAACAACGTAGTTTAGTAGCAACAACAAGAGCTAATAATCCATTTAGTGGTTTAGaagatttaaataatcttaatCAATTACGATCTATATCAAATCTTCTTCATCCATCTACAGCTACCAATAATCCATTTAATCTTAGTTTGGTAGGTGTACCAGGTTTAACAACAACAACAGgaaatataacaaatttatttcaaaattctTTAACATCAGTTACAACTAATGGTTTAGGGCATTCTCAAGTTTCATCAATTGGTAATAATAATGGTGGTGGTATAAAACGTGAACATCCAGatgatgatataaaattagaTGTCTATTCAGCAAAAATTCATAGAGGTAAGATTATATTATACAatgtatacttttttttttctaaaaaaaaataattcttttttcttttttttttttttgactatTAAAACAAGATACTTTTCTTTAAAACTATCTCCTGTCATTGACAAATAGTTGTCGATTGTAcagttttatttaacaaagtaatattataaattgtagatattatatataaaactgcaataggataatttttttatacttaacATCCTTACTTCAAAAGCATACTTTTGTAAAacaggttttttttttctgtaaGCTTCTAACAATTGTTGATATAactcttaaaaatttttatctaccACCCCGTGCCATGTAGAATGCCTTTCCAAGTGTTAAagttttctttatatttatagtaattctagtttttaaaatttaaattatatatatatatatatatatatatatatatacatatatacatatatatattacaaaaatataatgtatataaaatttttggacatgttaacaaaaacattttaatattttattataagcGAACTTAAAGGTTAAACTAAAATTCTTTATAAGTAATGACcttttataaagtaatttaaataatataaaattcttttgtaatataaaattatatatatatatatataaattcttttaaatatttttaaaaagtataaaagaaaagaaggttaattttattaataatttaaaatattttaatatatattaatatttatattattttataggtGATAATCAGACAAATTCATTGTCACCAATATCAACAAATTCACCAGATAATTCTACATTTTCACAATCATTAGCTAATGTAGCATTATTACATAGACAGGCACGTCTTGATGCAAATAGAAGAAGATTTCCTGAAATAAGTAATATACCTAGTTTTCAAAGAGAAAATGTTCTTAGATGTACAACATGTAATCAACGTTTAGAAGATACACATTTTGTACAATGTCCTTCAGAGGATGatcataaattttgttttccatgttctaaaaaatatattagagGTAATGCATCAAGTCATGAAGTATATTGTCCAAGTGGAAAAAAATGTCCTTTACCAAGAAATAGTACACCATGGACATTTATGCCAAATGAAATTGCTACAATATTAGGTGATGATTAtgatcaatttaaaaaagaaaaagataacTTTTTAAGATTAACAACAACAATAACTACATCAACACAATCTGGAAAATCTTCAACAAGTAGTAATGTAAGTGTTAGTGAATGTGAAGGACAAAGTCCAAAATCATCAATAAGTTTGACAAATGGAAGTAATGAATTACTA
This Strongyloides ratti genome assembly S_ratti_ED321, chromosome : 2 DNA region includes the following protein-coding sequences:
- a CDS encoding Zinc finger, RING/FYVE/PHD-type domain and Interferon regulatory factor 2-binding protein 1 & 2, zinc finger domain-containing protein, which codes for MIHSSNSNSISTPLPRPTPTNALPNGVTLNLPQNNNTSNINNTTLQHQLLMFSKQHCFLCDYPRMPWAMCPDYTEPICRGCVNYEGAEKVEATIEKVKQMKRAHMALLALETPSPTAGTTANKFKESFTNGSLISGANPPGRFSPPAAVATRTPSSSTNSIPPANNPPGATQPLPAGVPLHLAQFNQLSEVLAQQQRSLVATTRANNPFSGLEDLNNLNQLRSISNLLHPSTATNNPFNLSLVGVPGLTTTTGNITNLFQNSLTSVTTNGLGHSQVSSIGNNNGGGIKREHPDDDIKLDVYSAKIHRGDNQTNSLSPISTNSPDNSTFSQSLANVALLHRQARLDANRRRFPEISNIPSFQRENVLRCTTCNQRLEDTHFVQCPSEDDHKFCFPCSKKYIRGNASSHEVYCPSGKKCPLPRNSTPWTFMPNEIATILGDDYDQFKKEKDNFLRLTTTITTSTQSGKSSTSSNVSVSECEGQSPKSSISLTNGSNELLANGVKQQNQAVTAGGV